In one window of Ptiloglossa arizonensis isolate GNS036 chromosome 5, iyPtiAriz1_principal, whole genome shotgun sequence DNA:
- the Maf1 gene encoding repressor of RNA polymerase III transcription Maf1, with protein sequence MKLLESTRFEAINSALSIKTGDSKIIGRIESYSCKMAGNDKQLYKRFNAEQGFTPHDLQALSPPQTSLGTSPAQSRSVSGDEDGPLCDTISRKTLFYLIATLNSAFHPDYDFSDAKSHEFSKEPSLTWVMNAVDSNLSATAGDHYRTLRTALWAAIDDEMSLNECDIYSYNPDFVSDPFGEDGCLWSFNYFFYNKKLKRIVFFTCRAINPLYVLDSGVGSDFAMDEDEDRY encoded by the exons ATGAAGTTGCTGGAGAGTACACGTTTTGAAGCTATAAACAGTGCCTTGTCCATCAAGACCGGAGACAGCAAGATAATAGGCAG AATAGAGAGTTACTCCTGCAAAATGGCTGGAAATGATAAACAGTTGTATAAACGTTTCAATGCAGAGCAAGGATTTACTCCACATGATCTTCAAGCTTTATCACCACCACAAACATCTTTGGGAACATCACCTGCTCAAAG tCGCAGTGTTTCTGGCGATGAAGATGGTCCATTGTGCGACACAATCAGTAGAAAAACATTATTCTATTTGATTGCCACTTTGAATTCAGCTTTTCACCCAGATTATGATTTTTCTGATGCTAAGAGTCATGAATTCAGCAAAGAACCAAGCTTAACGTGGGTCATGAATGCTGTAGACAGCAATTTGAGTGCAACCGCAGGAGATCATTACCGCACCCTTCGAACGGCTTTATGGGCAGCCATCGATGATGAAATGTCATTAAATGAATGTGATATTTATAG ttACAATCCAGACTTTGTGTCTGATCCATTTGGAGAAGATGGATGTTTGTGGTCCTTCAATTATTTCTTCTATAATAAGAAGTTAAAACGCATTGTGTTCTTCACATGCAGAGCAATAAA TCCTCTCTATGTACTAGATTCTGGAGTTGGCAGTGACTTTGCCATGGATGAAGATGAAGATAGATActaa
- the Cyld gene encoding ubiquitin carboxyl-terminal hydrolase CYLD isoform X1 has protein sequence MEKRNAGSKEDRQLLLYYVAKQNTILTRISGECDKNVNTLRLGMLVEALEDLGDSALRVRVNDTTGSEVWRGTEWRCHRFDLIPVSSDVWKFLPAVSVPQERVRLANHKLLCKELISLKIDHTVWYCPDPQGYSKYLAIIKYIGPVPQLSQGYYFGLDLLEGQESSKTALLSKEYFVSTHSEGRFATLSNIFPLKPEGPIGLGNSDSFLKTDSGNNYMNDKKKSVLDSTPSVLLEKFATFDDNKNNNRDQRSLSKEYLQLTKSMTLENDSNVTKNTNVHAYIQSGSTPEKNENKKFARVENTDLIVGSNVKVLLDSDVHYGVIRWIGTPSGITPSKLMAAVELDDGHPSGTDGTYKDVRYFHCRPYRAVFTDLEKCSRCDAMVAKIDESAAPINTDNFGNMESSVIIGMVRPISVKGNLESICGKYRGIQGHHNSCYLDATLFSMFTFTSVFDNLLFRPPNEKDCPQYEEVQRVLREEIVNPLRKNMFVRADHVMKLRTLLEKLSSVSGLTSEEKDPEEFLTSLVAQILNAEPFLKLSSGQDAYHYQLFVEKDDHLNLPTVQQLLEQSFLTSNIRLKEVPSCLIIQMPRFGKSFKMYQKIQPTLLLDVTDIIEDSPRQCTVCGKLAEFECKECYGQCGVGLESIAFCLQCLEKVHRHERRTNHEPKKLIVPMEFAILQEHCPVPRLYLELSAVVCIETSHYVCFVKCGSGSEAPWCFFDSMADRKGEQNGYNIPEMVPCPDFPYWLSEEGGNYLTELTDDRHLPEHAKRLLCDAYMCMYQSPDVMMYK, from the exons ATGGAAAAACGAAATGCCGGTAGCAAGGAGGACCGTCAGCTCCTCTTATATTACGTTGCCAAACAAAACACAATTCTGACCCGTATATCGGGTGAATGTGACAAGAATGTCAATACGTTGCGTCTCGGCATGCTCGTGGAGGCACTTGAAGATCTGGGTGACAGTGCACTCAGAGTACGTGTCAATGACACAACAGGATCAGAAGTTTGGCGTGGTACTGAATGGCGTTGTCATAGATTTGATTTGATTCCTGTCTCGTCAGATGTATGGAAATTTCTGCCTGCAGTATCGGTACCTCAAGAAAGAGTTCGCTTGGCCAATCATAAATTATTATGTAAAGAACTCATAAGCCTGAAAATAGATCATACTGTTTGGTATTGTCCTGATCCTCAGGGGTATAGCAAATATTTAGCTATTATCAAATATATAGGACCTGTTCCACAACTTAGTCAAGGATATTACTTTGGCCTTGACTTATTG GAAGGTCAAGAATCATCTAAAACAGCTTTGTTAAGCAAAGAATACTTTGTCTCTACTCATTCAGAAGGGAGATTTGCTACGTTAAGTAACATTTTCCCTTTAAAGCCTGAAGGCCCCATAGGTCTGGGAAACTCAG attcttttttaaaaacAGATTCAGGAAATAATTACatgaatgacaaaaaaaaatcTGTGTTAGACTCCACCCCATCTGttcttttagaaaaatttgcTACGTTcgatgataataaaaataataacaggGATCAGCGGTCTCTATCAAAAGAATATCTCCAGTTGACAAAATCAATGACACTTGAAAATGATAGCAATGTAACTAAAAACACAAATGtccatgcatatatacaatctG gtAGCACaccagaaaaaaatgaaaataaaaagtttGCACGGGTGGAAAACACAGACTTAATTGTGGGTTCCAATGTAAAAGTTCTTTTGGATTCCGATGTACACTATGGAGTCATTCGTTGGATTGGAACACCTTCTGGTATTACTCCTAGTAAATTAATGGCAGCTGTAGAACTG GACGATGGTCACCCGTCAGGTACTGATGGAACATACAAGGATGTAAGATATTTTCATTGTCGGCCTTACAGAGCTGTTTTCACAGACCTTGAAAAATGTTCTCGTTGTGATGCAATGGTT GCgaaaattgacgaatccgcagcaCCAATAAATACAGATAATTTTGGAAATATGGAAAGCTCCGTGATTATCGGAATGGTGCGTCCTATTTCCGTTAAAGGAAACTTGGAAAGTATTTGTGGAAAATATCGAGGAATTCAAGGTCATCATAATTCGTGTTACTTGGATGCCACTCTTTTTAGCATGTTCACCTTTACTAGTGTATTTGATAATCTCTTATTTAG ACCGCCAAACGAAAAAGACTGTCCACAATATGAAGAAGTGCAAAGGGTATTACGTGAAGAAATAGTAAATCCACTTAGAAAAAATATGTTTGTCAGAGCAGATCATGTAATGAAACTTCGAACATTGCTTGAAAAATTGTCGTCAGTATCTGGGCTTACCAGTGAAGAAAAAG ATCCTGAAGAATTTCTAACATCACTAGTCGCTCAAATTTTAAATGCTGAGCCATTTCTCAAGTTAAGTTCTGGACAGGATGCCTACCATTATCAACTTTTCGTTGAAAAAGATGATCATTTGAATCTTCCAACTGTACAACAATTGTTAGAACAAAGTTTTCTTACAAGTAACATAAGATTGAAAGAGGTCCCGTCCTGTCTTATTATACAAATGCCTCGATTTGGAAAGTCATTCAAAATGTATCAAAAGATACAACCTACACTTTTACTTGACGTAACGGACATAATCGAAGATT CTCCCAGACAATGTACAGTTTGTGGAAAATTAGCGGAGTTTGAGTGCAAAGAGTGTTACGGGCAATGCGGTGTTGGACTCGAGAGTATTGCCTTTTGTTTGCAGTGTTTAGAGAAG GTTCATCGTCACGAACGAAGAACAAATCATGAACCAAAAAAGCTTATAGTACCAATGGAATTTGCTATCTTACAAGAACATTGTCCTGTTCCACGATTGTACCTGGAATTATCGGCAGTAGTTTGCATCGAAACATCTCATTACGTATGTTTTGTAAAATGTGGTTCTGGTTCAGAAGCACCATGGTGTTTCTTTGACTCTATGGCTGATAGAAAAG GGGAACAAAATGGTTACAACATACCAGAAATGGTTCCATGCCCTGATTTCCCATATTGGTTAAGCGAAGAAGGTGGAAATTATCTGACTGAATTAACGGATGATCGTCACTTACCGGAGCATGCGAAACGACTCTTGTGCGACGCCTACATGTGCATGTATCAATCTCCAGACGTTATGATGTACAAATAA
- the LOC143147484 gene encoding nuclear pore complex protein Nup93 — protein MGDFGHTDMLNTDSSRVTRDSGFSELLRSAEQLSAAVEGNEELPQVERNLRQILEASNELWSRVTQTGTQDNQVQAHLLLGSRGVDLPQISQKLSSLSARRTFEPLDPIADTDIVSYLRNEKENAILSIIEQVHKDTFELTRIQQMEHMLGEWKQMRYEIINGMTGPSGDLVDLSGTPQRTKLAGSMISGLSSVEVAYVKELQNYNDHVLRGINKPSLFDAFCKAAESFNDKKIVDIWQMVKYMVDIPPVPREDQIKSRSTPIVEKKIVLQARKYLENRYRDFMTSVISENLAQAKRGGIPGTVPLVKSFVSVKVQNLRDLEDVMVKDKPLWPLVYYCMRVGNYKAALCCLTQCNTEFQEFKLALEEACNDPQRHPSSYAESNLKLHYRKHVRSVTDPYKRVAYCALVPCEPDDLHSEVICTADDYLWLKLCQVRDQPDSENKLTLDYLQTTISEIYGESYYHAVEQPFVYFSMLFLTGQFEAAIEFLARGAGAKHLPHAVHLAAAMHEHNFLAVSQSVLAPLLSVDPADKPPAKRLNFARLILLYVKRFDSTDPKECLHYLFLLRSMKDPHDRNMFAASAAEMVVEASPANKSLLVGKIHKDLWVPGILDLFQINTQDVVNISADTLYRKGLLEDAVTMYDIAGNHEKVLSLMCTLLAQVVSQKASPGSLRSRLQVTTNELNARYQSFEIQAPSELVSAFHTLRHLMVFFDQFHNEQYQSALRTIAESKLLPLHIKEVDERVNALRRVSPEVAGTLADVLLATMTIHHRQYQKLRSMEPGDEEARKQQLLDLREQARALTSFAGTLPYRMPNETNSKLVQMEILMC, from the exons ATGGGCGATTTTGGGCACACCGATATGTTAAATACGGATTCCTCGCGAGTAACAAGAGATTCTGGTTTTAGTGAATTATTGCGATCAGCAGAACAATTGTCTGCTGCTGTAGAAGGTAATGAAGAACTTCCTCAAGTTGAGAGAAATCTTCGTCAAATCTTAGAAGCTTCCAACGAACTTTGGTCTCGTGTCACACAAACCGGTACTCAAGATAACCAAGTTCAGGC GCATCTTTTGCTTGGATCACGTGGGGTTGATTTACCTCAAATATCACAGAAATTAAGTTCACTTAGTGCAAGACGCACATTTGAACCCTTAGATCCAATTGCAGATACAGATATAGTTAGTTATcttagaaatgaaaaagaaaatgctATTTTGTCAATCATCGAACAAGTTCATAAAGAC ACATTTGAACTTACTAGAATTCAACAAATGGAACATATGTTGGGAGAATGGAAGCAAATGCGTTATGAAATAATAAATGGTATGACAGGTCCATCTGGAGATCTAGTAGATTTGAGCGGTACTCCCCAGCGCACTAAATTAGCTGGATCAATGATCAGTGGCTTATCTAGTGTGGAAGTAGCTTATGTCaaagaattacaaaattataatgaTCATGTACTTAGGGGAATAAATAAACCAAGCTTGTTTGATGCATTTTGTAAAGCTGCAGAGTCATTCAATGACAAAAAAATTGTAGATATTTGGCAAATGGTTAAGTATATGGTAGACATTCCACCAGTTCCTAGAGAAGATCAAATTAAATCCAGAAGTACTCCTATTGTTGAGAAAAAGATTGTATTGCAAGCcagaaaatatttagaaaatagatATAGAGATTTTATGACTTCTGTCATTAGTGAAAACTTGGCACAGGCAAAGAGAGGTGGCATTCCAGGCACTGTGCCATTAGTTAAAAGTTTTGTAAGCGTCAAAGTACAAAATCTTAGAGATTTAGAAGATGTTATGGTCAAGGACAAGCCATTATGGCCTTTAGTCTATTATTGTATGAGAGTTGGTAATTATAAAGCAGCATTGTGTTGCCTTACTCAGTGCAATACAGAATTTCAAGAATTTAAACTTGCTTTAGAAGAAGCTTGTAATGACCCCCAACGACATCCTAGCAGTTATGCAGAATCAAATCTGAAGCTGCACTACAGAAAGCACGTAAGATCAGTTACAGATCCATATAAAAGAGTAGCATATTGTGCATTAGTGCCTTGCGAACCTGATGATTTACATTCTGAAGTAATTTGTACAGCCGACGATTATTTATGGTTAAAATTATGTCAAGTTAGAGATCAACCAGATTCAGAAAACAAGTTGACCTTAGATTATTTACAAACTACAATTTCAGAAATATATG GAGAATCTTATTATCACGCGGTTGAACagccgtttgtgtatttttcaatgCTATTTTTAACTGGTCAATTTGAAGCTGCAATTGAATTTTTGGCAAGAGGTGCGGGAGCAAAGCATTTGCCGCATGCAGTGCATTTAGCAGCTGCTATGCACGAACATAATTTTCTAGCAGTTAGTCAAAGTGTCTTAGCACCTTTGCTGAGTGTTGATCCTGCTGACAAACCACCTGCCAAAAGATTAAACTTTGCCAGATTAATATTGTTGTATGTTAAACGATTTGATTCCACAGATCCAAAAGAATGCTTGCATTATTTATTCTTATTGAG aagTATGAAAGATCCTCACGATCGTAATATGTTTGCTGCATCAGCTGCAGAAATGGTAGTTGAAGCTTCACCAGCAAATAAATCTCTGCTAGTTGGAAAGATACACAAGGACCTCTGGGTTCCAGGAATTTTAGATCTATTTCAAATTAACACACAGGATGTAGTAAACATCAGTGCAGATACATTGTACAGGAAAGGTCTTTTGGAAGATGCTGTAACAATGTATGATATTGCTGGTAATCACGAAAAGGTTCTTAGTTTAATGTGTACCCTTTTGGCACAAGTTGTTAGTCAAAAGGCTTCTCCAGGTTCATTGAGATCTCGATTGCAAGTCACCACTAATGAATTAAATGCAAG GTATCAAAGTTTCGAGATTCAAGCACCATCTGAattagtttctgcgtttcatactTTGAGACATCTAATGGTGTTTTTTGATCAATTTCATAATGAACAATATCAGAGCGCTCTTAGG ACTATTGCAGAATCAAAGTTGTTGCCGTTACACATAAAAGAAGTTGATGAAAGAGTGAATGCTCTACGTCGCGTGTCACCCGAAGTAGCTGGTACATTAGCCGATGTACTTCTAGCAACAATGACGATACATCATCGTCAGTATCAAAAATTACGATCGATGGAACCAGGCGATGAAGAAGCACGAAAGCAACAACTTCTCGATCTTCGAGAACAAGCACGAGCGTTAACGAGTTTCGCGGGAACACTTCCGTATCGTATGCCAAATGAAACAAACAGTAAACTTGTACAAATGGAGATTCTTATGTGTTAG
- the Cyld gene encoding ubiquitin carboxyl-terminal hydrolase CYLD isoform X2 has translation MEKRNAGSKEDRQLLLYYVAKQNTILTRISGECDKNVNTLRLGMLVEALEDLGDSALRVRVNDTTGSEVWRGTEWRCHRFDLIPVSSDVWKFLPAVSVPQERVRLANHKLLCKELISLKIDHTVWYCPDPQGYSKYLAIIKYIGPVPQLSQGYYFGLDLLEGQESSKTALLSKEYFVSTHSEGRFATLSNIFPLKPEGPIGLGNSDSFLKTDSGNNYMNDKKKSVLDSTPSVLLEKFATFDDNKNNNRDQRSLSKEYLQLTKSMTLENDSNVTKNTNVHAYIQSGSTPEKNENKKFARVENTDLIVGSNVKVLLDSDVHYGVIRWIGTPSGITPSKLMAAVELDDGHPSGTDGTYKDVRYFHCRPYRAVFTDLEKCSRCDAMVAKIDESAAPINTDNFGNMESSVIIGMVRPISVKGNLESICGKYRGIQGHHNSCYLDATLFSMFTFTSVFDNLLFRPPNEKDCPQYEEVQRVLREEIVNPLRKNMFVRADHVMKLRTLLEKLSSVSGLTSEEKAPRQCTVCGKLAEFECKECYGQCGVGLESIAFCLQCLEKVHRHERRTNHEPKKLIVPMEFAILQEHCPVPRLYLELSAVVCIETSHYVCFVKCGSGSEAPWCFFDSMADRKGEQNGYNIPEMVPCPDFPYWLSEEGGNYLTELTDDRHLPEHAKRLLCDAYMCMYQSPDVMMYK, from the exons ATGGAAAAACGAAATGCCGGTAGCAAGGAGGACCGTCAGCTCCTCTTATATTACGTTGCCAAACAAAACACAATTCTGACCCGTATATCGGGTGAATGTGACAAGAATGTCAATACGTTGCGTCTCGGCATGCTCGTGGAGGCACTTGAAGATCTGGGTGACAGTGCACTCAGAGTACGTGTCAATGACACAACAGGATCAGAAGTTTGGCGTGGTACTGAATGGCGTTGTCATAGATTTGATTTGATTCCTGTCTCGTCAGATGTATGGAAATTTCTGCCTGCAGTATCGGTACCTCAAGAAAGAGTTCGCTTGGCCAATCATAAATTATTATGTAAAGAACTCATAAGCCTGAAAATAGATCATACTGTTTGGTATTGTCCTGATCCTCAGGGGTATAGCAAATATTTAGCTATTATCAAATATATAGGACCTGTTCCACAACTTAGTCAAGGATATTACTTTGGCCTTGACTTATTG GAAGGTCAAGAATCATCTAAAACAGCTTTGTTAAGCAAAGAATACTTTGTCTCTACTCATTCAGAAGGGAGATTTGCTACGTTAAGTAACATTTTCCCTTTAAAGCCTGAAGGCCCCATAGGTCTGGGAAACTCAG attcttttttaaaaacAGATTCAGGAAATAATTACatgaatgacaaaaaaaaatcTGTGTTAGACTCCACCCCATCTGttcttttagaaaaatttgcTACGTTcgatgataataaaaataataacaggGATCAGCGGTCTCTATCAAAAGAATATCTCCAGTTGACAAAATCAATGACACTTGAAAATGATAGCAATGTAACTAAAAACACAAATGtccatgcatatatacaatctG gtAGCACaccagaaaaaaatgaaaataaaaagtttGCACGGGTGGAAAACACAGACTTAATTGTGGGTTCCAATGTAAAAGTTCTTTTGGATTCCGATGTACACTATGGAGTCATTCGTTGGATTGGAACACCTTCTGGTATTACTCCTAGTAAATTAATGGCAGCTGTAGAACTG GACGATGGTCACCCGTCAGGTACTGATGGAACATACAAGGATGTAAGATATTTTCATTGTCGGCCTTACAGAGCTGTTTTCACAGACCTTGAAAAATGTTCTCGTTGTGATGCAATGGTT GCgaaaattgacgaatccgcagcaCCAATAAATACAGATAATTTTGGAAATATGGAAAGCTCCGTGATTATCGGAATGGTGCGTCCTATTTCCGTTAAAGGAAACTTGGAAAGTATTTGTGGAAAATATCGAGGAATTCAAGGTCATCATAATTCGTGTTACTTGGATGCCACTCTTTTTAGCATGTTCACCTTTACTAGTGTATTTGATAATCTCTTATTTAG ACCGCCAAACGAAAAAGACTGTCCACAATATGAAGAAGTGCAAAGGGTATTACGTGAAGAAATAGTAAATCCACTTAGAAAAAATATGTTTGTCAGAGCAGATCATGTAATGAAACTTCGAACATTGCTTGAAAAATTGTCGTCAGTATCTGGGCTTACCAGTGAAGAAAAAG CTCCCAGACAATGTACAGTTTGTGGAAAATTAGCGGAGTTTGAGTGCAAAGAGTGTTACGGGCAATGCGGTGTTGGACTCGAGAGTATTGCCTTTTGTTTGCAGTGTTTAGAGAAG GTTCATCGTCACGAACGAAGAACAAATCATGAACCAAAAAAGCTTATAGTACCAATGGAATTTGCTATCTTACAAGAACATTGTCCTGTTCCACGATTGTACCTGGAATTATCGGCAGTAGTTTGCATCGAAACATCTCATTACGTATGTTTTGTAAAATGTGGTTCTGGTTCAGAAGCACCATGGTGTTTCTTTGACTCTATGGCTGATAGAAAAG GGGAACAAAATGGTTACAACATACCAGAAATGGTTCCATGCCCTGATTTCCCATATTGGTTAAGCGAAGAAGGTGGAAATTATCTGACTGAATTAACGGATGATCGTCACTTACCGGAGCATGCGAAACGACTCTTGTGCGACGCCTACATGTGCATGTATCAATCTCCAGACGTTATGATGTACAAATAA